In a genomic window of Holophagales bacterium:
- a CDS encoding DUF1698 domain-containing protein — protein MTPDEKRSGVERLQPWFHRIDLGDGVVTKGGSVAGEADDHPLPTWAVISTALPEDLTGRSVLDVGCNAGFYSVEAKKRGARRVLGIDAQRHQVRQAAFVARALGLPMEFRRMSVYDLSEETVGVFDVTLALGLVYHLKHLVQGLERLYAVTGDLLILETAVLLPELVPTGAVPYVTGPLTRNLHPMGYVENSPDAKEAVFNWFVPSVGAMAAMLSDTGFDDVRCVATPGDRAVFVCQKKKESRVSVLPDLAARLEVLSEPGSCRPGDGVALAVRATNTGRSPWRAPGLGENAGTVALGAHLFRGDEEVDWVWSRTALTDDVPPGGSVDLTLEPVAPLAPGRYRVELDLVAEHLAWFEDLGSPLLERTLEVSGDPQPLPWFRIAGFEEGVARSGAEGAAAYGELIRCVAGALAGLTPDGQARTALLWTAGWSPEEAAVSDVLGALAAGEARLPTVLHQLASRPDPRPVPTAPVAEKLETILRSSPPAPETAIPLADESFPGEAAVARGLLAHGAALDDEAFVRNAYEVVLGRPVDAEGLANAAGQLTSGVMTRAHFLHELLWSAELRTA, from the coding sequence ATGACCCCTGACGAAAAGAGATCCGGAGTCGAGCGGCTGCAGCCCTGGTTTCACCGGATCGACCTCGGCGATGGCGTGGTGACGAAGGGCGGGAGCGTGGCGGGAGAGGCGGACGACCACCCACTCCCGACCTGGGCGGTGATCTCCACGGCTCTCCCCGAGGACCTGACCGGACGGTCCGTCCTCGACGTCGGCTGCAACGCGGGCTTCTATTCCGTCGAGGCGAAGAAGCGCGGGGCCCGGCGGGTCCTCGGGATCGACGCCCAGCGGCACCAGGTCCGTCAGGCGGCGTTCGTCGCACGCGCCCTCGGCCTCCCGATGGAGTTCCGGAGGATGTCGGTCTACGACCTCTCCGAGGAGACGGTCGGCGTCTTCGACGTGACGCTGGCGCTCGGCCTCGTCTACCACCTCAAGCACCTCGTCCAGGGGCTCGAGCGGCTCTACGCGGTCACGGGCGACCTGCTGATCCTCGAGACCGCCGTCCTCCTGCCGGAGCTCGTCCCGACGGGAGCGGTCCCCTACGTGACCGGCCCGCTGACGCGGAATCTTCACCCCATGGGGTACGTCGAGAACTCGCCCGACGCCAAGGAGGCGGTCTTCAACTGGTTCGTTCCGTCGGTCGGGGCGATGGCGGCGATGCTCTCCGACACCGGATTCGACGATGTCCGCTGCGTGGCGACGCCGGGCGACCGGGCGGTCTTCGTCTGCCAGAAGAAGAAGGAGAGCCGCGTCTCCGTCCTTCCGGACCTGGCCGCGCGGCTCGAGGTCCTTTCGGAACCCGGGAGCTGCCGGCCCGGCGACGGGGTCGCGCTCGCCGTTCGCGCGACGAACACGGGAAGGAGCCCGTGGCGGGCTCCGGGTCTCGGAGAGAACGCGGGAACGGTCGCGCTCGGCGCCCACCTCTTCCGCGGCGACGAGGAGGTGGACTGGGTCTGGTCCAGGACCGCGCTCACGGACGACGTTCCGCCCGGCGGCTCCGTCGACCTGACCCTGGAGCCGGTGGCGCCGCTCGCGCCGGGCCGTTACCGCGTCGAGCTGGATCTCGTTGCCGAGCACCTCGCCTGGTTCGAGGACCTCGGGTCGCCTCTGCTGGAGCGGACTCTCGAAGTGTCCGGCGACCCGCAGCCCCTTCCGTGGTTCCGGATCGCCGGATTCGAGGAGGGTGTCGCGAGGAGCGGGGCCGAGGGCGCCGCCGCGTACGGCGAGCTGATTCGTTGCGTGGCGGGAGCGCTCGCCGGCCTGACTCCCGACGGGCAGGCCCGGACGGCGCTCCTCTGGACGGCGGGCTGGTCTCCGGAAGAGGCCGCGGTGTCGGACGTGCTCGGCGCGCTCGCGGCGGGAGAGGCACGGCTCCCGACGGTGCTTCACCAGCTGGCCAGCCGGCCCGACCCGAGGCCGGTCCCGACGGCCCCCGTGGCAGAGAAGCTCGAGACCATCCTCCGCAGTTCGCCCCCGGCCCCCGAGACGGCCATTCCGCTGGCGGACGAGTCGTTTCCGGGGGAGGCTGCCGTGGCGCGCGGGCTCCTGGCGCACGGCGCGGCGCTCGACGACGAGGCCTTCGTCCGGAACGCCTACGAGGTCGTCCTGGGCCGGCCGGTCGACGCCGAAGGGCTCGCGAACGCGGCCGGACAGCTCACCTCGGGCGTGATGACGCGCGCCCACTTCCTCCACGAGCTCCTCTGGAGTGCCGAGCTGCGGACGGCCTGA
- a CDS encoding magnesium chelatase, with translation MTYRPTTLGELVEAGYRHRSVRDEMRENLLAMLARGENPFPGILGYDRTVVPALVNAVLARHDLILLGLRGQAKTRILRALVNLLDEETPVIAGSELNESPFAPFTKYARSLAATAGDDVPVAWLPREARYREKLATPDVTIADLIGDVDPVKAATLKKTFADEEVIHYGIVPRTNRGIFAINELPDLAPRIQVGLLNILEERDLQIRGFPVRIPLDVVMVFSANPEDYTNRGNIITPLKDRIASQILTHYPRDVATAKAITDQEAWSERRLDGIEVRLPDSFKTLVEEVAFAARRSDLVDQASGVSARMPIAMRELLVSNMERRAVLTGEKVVAPRLVDLFATLPAITGKVEMVFEGEQQGAEIVARRLIGDAVKALFDATFPPIDGPRARGDRSRRRETEEDEAGPFGRERNPPPIAGPYGPVVNHFRSERKAGPLRRDPVREAPRRPRRHRRPRRARRLEREAGRRLRAGLPDGARPRGARPEPEDRA, from the coding sequence ATGACGTACAGACCCACGACCCTCGGAGAGCTCGTCGAAGCCGGCTACCGCCACCGCTCCGTCCGCGACGAGATGCGCGAGAACCTTCTCGCGATGCTCGCCCGCGGCGAGAACCCCTTCCCGGGCATCCTCGGCTACGACCGGACGGTCGTCCCCGCCCTCGTCAACGCCGTCCTGGCCCGGCACGACCTGATCCTCCTCGGCCTGCGCGGGCAGGCGAAGACGCGCATCCTGCGCGCCCTCGTGAACCTCCTCGACGAGGAGACGCCCGTCATCGCCGGCTCCGAGCTGAACGAGTCCCCCTTCGCCCCGTTCACGAAGTACGCCCGGAGCCTGGCCGCCACCGCCGGCGACGACGTTCCCGTCGCCTGGCTCCCGCGCGAGGCGCGCTACCGCGAGAAGCTCGCGACGCCCGACGTGACGATCGCCGACCTCATCGGCGACGTCGACCCCGTGAAGGCGGCGACGCTGAAGAAGACGTTCGCGGACGAGGAGGTGATCCACTACGGGATCGTCCCCCGGACGAACCGCGGCATCTTCGCCATCAACGAGCTGCCCGACCTCGCCCCGCGCATCCAGGTGGGCCTCCTGAACATCCTCGAGGAGCGCGACCTCCAGATCCGCGGCTTCCCGGTGCGGATCCCGCTCGACGTCGTGATGGTCTTCTCGGCGAACCCCGAGGACTACACGAACCGCGGGAACATCATCACGCCGCTGAAGGACCGGATCGCCTCGCAGATCCTCACCCACTACCCGCGCGACGTCGCCACCGCGAAGGCGATCACCGACCAGGAGGCCTGGAGCGAGCGAAGGCTCGACGGCATCGAGGTGCGGCTGCCCGACTCCTTCAAGACCCTCGTCGAGGAGGTCGCCTTCGCCGCCCGCCGGAGCGACCTCGTCGACCAGGCCTCGGGCGTCTCGGCCCGGATGCCGATCGCGATGCGCGAGCTCCTCGTGTCGAACATGGAACGGCGTGCCGTCCTCACCGGAGAGAAGGTCGTCGCCCCGCGCCTCGTCGACCTCTTCGCGACGCTCCCTGCCATCACGGGGAAGGTGGAGATGGTCTTCGAGGGCGAGCAGCAGGGGGCCGAGATCGTCGCCCGCAGGCTGATCGGCGACGCGGTCAAGGCCCTCTTCGACGCGACCTTCCCGCCCATCGACGGCCCCCGTGCCCGCGGCGATCGCTCGCGCCGCCGCGAGACCGAGGAGGACGAGGCCGGCCCGTTCGGCCGCGAGCGGAACCCGCCCCCCATCGCCGGCCCCTACGGGCCCGTCGTGAACCATTTCCGCAGCGAGAGGAAAGCTGGTCCTCTCCGACGAGACCCCGTTCGCGAGGCACCTCGCCGACCTCGACGCCATCGACGGCCTCGCCGAGCTCGTCGCCTCGAACGGGAAGCCGGCCGACGACTTCGAGCGGGCCTTCCTGATGGAGCTCGTCCTCGAGGGGCTCGTCCTGAGCCTGAGGATCGCGCGTGA
- a CDS encoding sigma-54-dependent Fis family transcriptional regulator, whose protein sequence is MNDRAPLATLLVVDDEKHQRESLQMILEDEGYRVSAAADGRQALALAAETHPEVVLTDLKMPGLSGMDLVRALSEHPSPPRVILITAHGSVERAREAHRLGAFDYMSKPVVADELLFRVERALESHRLAEKALRLERRLRGDGLEAAVGESAAMREVFRLVEKIAPTQSTVLVRGESGTGKELVARAIHSRSGRSARPFHAINCAAIPENLLESELFGHERGSFTGADARKAGLFEAASGSTLFLDEIGDLSLPLQGKILRALQEREVRRVGGNETIAVDVRVVAATNRDLEAMMKAGQFREDLFYRLNVIPIVLPPLRERSSDIPALVHRFLEKANATHGTGVAEIDPGVLDLLVRHPWPGNIRQLESVVERAVLLCEGSVVKPSDLPLEIRLQTAPAARPYGFEIPQEGIDIEELERQLIVQAMERSGWVIARAARLLGLTYRTLQYRLEKFGIRKPA, encoded by the coding sequence GTGAACGACCGCGCGCCGCTCGCGACCCTTCTCGTCGTCGACGACGAGAAGCACCAGCGCGAATCCCTCCAGATGATCCTCGAGGACGAGGGGTACCGCGTGTCGGCCGCGGCCGACGGCCGGCAGGCCCTCGCCCTCGCGGCCGAGACGCACCCCGAGGTCGTCCTGACCGACCTGAAGATGCCGGGCCTCTCGGGAATGGACCTCGTCCGCGCCCTCTCCGAGCACCCGTCGCCGCCCCGCGTCATCCTCATCACCGCGCACGGCTCGGTCGAGCGGGCGCGCGAGGCGCACCGGCTCGGCGCGTTCGACTACATGAGCAAGCCCGTCGTCGCCGACGAGCTCCTCTTCCGCGTCGAACGCGCGCTCGAGAGCCACAGGCTCGCCGAGAAGGCGCTCCGCCTCGAACGGCGGCTCAGGGGGGACGGCCTCGAGGCGGCGGTCGGCGAGAGCGCCGCGATGCGCGAGGTCTTCCGCCTCGTCGAGAAGATCGCCCCCACGCAGTCGACCGTCCTCGTGAGGGGCGAGTCGGGCACCGGCAAGGAGCTCGTCGCCCGCGCGATCCACTCGCGCTCCGGCCGCTCGGCCCGGCCGTTCCACGCCATCAACTGCGCCGCCATCCCCGAGAACCTCCTCGAGAGCGAGCTCTTCGGGCACGAGCGGGGGAGCTTCACCGGCGCCGACGCCCGAAAGGCCGGGCTCTTCGAGGCCGCCTCGGGCTCGACCCTCTTCCTCGACGAGATCGGCGACCTCTCGCTCCCGCTGCAGGGAAAGATCCTCCGCGCGCTCCAGGAACGGGAGGTGCGGCGCGTGGGTGGCAACGAGACGATCGCCGTCGACGTCCGGGTCGTCGCCGCCACGAACCGCGACCTCGAGGCGATGATGAAGGCGGGACAGTTCCGCGAGGACCTCTTCTACCGCCTCAACGTCATCCCCATCGTCCTGCCGCCCCTGCGCGAGCGGTCCAGCGACATCCCGGCCCTCGTCCACCGCTTCCTGGAGAAGGCGAACGCCACGCACGGCACCGGCGTCGCGGAGATCGACCCGGGCGTCCTCGACCTCCTCGTCCGCCACCCCTGGCCGGGGAACATCCGGCAGCTGGAGAGCGTCGTCGAGCGGGCCGTCCTCCTCTGCGAAGGGTCGGTCGTGAAGCCCTCGGACCTCCCTCTCGAGATCCGCCTCCAGACCGCTCCCGCCGCACGCCCCTACGGCTTCGAGATCCCGCAGGAGGGAATCGACATCGAGGAGCTGGAGCGCCAGCTCATCGTCCAGGCGATGGAGCGCTCGGGCTGGGTCATCGCGCGGGCCGCGCGCCTCCTCGGCCTCACCTACCGCACGCTCCAGTACCGGCTCGAGAAGTTCGGGATCCGGAAGCCCGCCTGA
- a CDS encoding HAMP domain-containing protein: MRVGDLFRRLSLTTRLGLAFTFILAVAAVAQTVLYLRFQDQMLGEADASYKTLATAIQAAATRIGPGGSKDPKALEEFREKLKEKGVREIRIKQGGRLLTGEMPAEAPPTGRRRPRSAPVPQDIEIEGVVGEGPGSGEIVVPLVIERRYLGQVTIKYSLENIRAELEGNFRSGLYALLGVFAVGLAVILVVTRNATRPVEAVAEAARQVADGHLDVVVPVDRADEIGQLAVAFNRMTSALRERQDLLARLSAAEKRAEIGHLAAGLAHEIKNPLNALSLGLDVLRRRHRPADEAAAADQSTRIEALRGEINRLATLINNFLAFGRPLSLTIAPVDALTLVRDTLAELSETAERAHVAIDADLPAELPRVPADGSLLKSAVWNLVQNGIQTMERDGGRLAVTAHVAPGTPEEAPRLVFSFEDEGPGIEPAHLARLFEPWFSTKEGGVGLGLAMVKRIVEEHGGRVEAGNRDGARGAVFRIRLPLAIAASE; the protein is encoded by the coding sequence ATGAGGGTCGGCGATCTCTTCCGCCGGCTCAGCCTGACCACGCGGCTCGGCCTCGCCTTCACGTTCATCCTCGCGGTGGCAGCCGTTGCACAGACCGTTCTCTACCTGAGGTTTCAGGACCAGATGCTCGGGGAGGCCGACGCCTCCTACAAGACGCTCGCCACGGCCATCCAGGCCGCCGCCACGCGGATCGGTCCCGGCGGCTCGAAGGACCCGAAGGCTCTCGAGGAGTTCCGCGAGAAGCTGAAGGAGAAGGGGGTCCGCGAGATCCGGATCAAGCAGGGGGGCCGGCTGCTCACCGGGGAGATGCCCGCGGAGGCTCCGCCGACGGGACGGAGGCGGCCGCGCAGCGCGCCGGTGCCGCAGGACATCGAGATCGAGGGGGTCGTCGGCGAGGGGCCGGGGTCCGGCGAGATCGTCGTCCCGCTCGTCATCGAGCGGCGATACCTCGGCCAGGTCACGATCAAGTACTCGCTCGAGAACATCCGGGCCGAGCTCGAGGGGAACTTCCGGAGCGGCCTCTACGCCCTCCTCGGCGTCTTCGCCGTCGGCCTCGCCGTCATCCTCGTCGTCACGCGGAACGCGACGCGGCCCGTGGAGGCGGTGGCCGAGGCGGCCCGCCAGGTGGCCGACGGGCACCTCGACGTCGTCGTACCGGTCGACCGGGCCGACGAGATCGGGCAGCTCGCCGTCGCCTTCAACCGGATGACCTCCGCGCTCCGCGAGCGGCAGGACCTCCTCGCCCGGCTCTCGGCCGCGGAAAAGAGGGCCGAGATCGGCCACCTCGCCGCGGGCCTCGCGCACGAGATCAAGAACCCGCTCAACGCCCTGTCCCTCGGCCTCGACGTCCTCAGGCGCCGCCACCGCCCCGCCGACGAGGCCGCGGCCGCCGACCAGTCCACGCGCATCGAGGCGCTGCGGGGAGAGATCAACCGGCTCGCGACCCTCATCAACAACTTCCTCGCCTTCGGGCGCCCGCTCTCGCTCACGATCGCCCCCGTCGATGCGCTGACCCTCGTCCGCGACACCCTCGCGGAGCTCTCGGAGACGGCGGAGCGGGCCCACGTCGCGATCGACGCCGACCTGCCGGCAGAGCTTCCCCGCGTCCCGGCCGACGGCTCGCTGCTGAAGTCCGCCGTCTGGAACCTGGTCCAGAACGGCATCCAGACGATGGAGCGGGACGGGGGCAGGCTCGCGGTGACGGCGCACGTCGCCCCCGGGACCCCGGAAGAAGCTCCGCGCCTCGTCTTCTCCTTCGAAGACGAGGGTCCGGGCATCGAGCCCGCCCACCTCGCGCGCCTGTTCGAGCCCTGGTTCTCCACGAAGGAGGGGGGCGTGGGGCTGGGCCTGGCGATGGTGAAGCGGATCGTCGAGGAGCACGGGGGCCGGGTGGAGGCCGGGAACCGGGACGGAGCCAGGGGCGCCGTCTTCCGCATCCGGCTCCCCCTCGCGATCGCGGCTTCGGAGTAA
- a CDS encoding cation acetate symporter, translating to MTLRKIFTLYTACFLGVTVLLGIAESAFGLSQRWIGWLFMGLSLGIYIVIGIITRTSNADQYYVAGRNVPAIYNGMATGSDWMSAASFISMAGTLSVQGFSGLAYIMGWTGGYLLLAVLLGPYLRQFGAYTIPDFLGARYEGNAARIIGVVAAITCSFTYLIAQVTGVGLIVSRFIGLDFKIGCFVGLIGVLFCSVLGGMKSVTWTQVAQYIILITSYLVPVVYLSFKLFMVPVPQVMYGKVMQQNSARAIEITADPAEKATRELWKKDADEVAAKLKAADLSYAEKEKLTGAKKKFDGLATAPAKEGAKVANYLEVPKGVKMWNFLALTFCLMVGTAGLPHILTRYYTTPSVREARTSVGWSLFFIALLYITAPAYAAFARNAVFTNLVGSSVDKLPAWVNLWQPAGLFSIVDKLKDGVVQFADFVVTSTDFVVLATPEIAGLPFVITGLVMAGGLAAALSTADGLLLTISNAISHDLYYNVINPKATLTKRLIITKILLVVTALIAAWVATVRLGIIVEMVAWAFSLAAASFFPVLVLGIWWKRANRPGAVAGMLVGFGLTLYYLIGSRFFGVSWFGTNTVACGVFGMPVGFLTTIVVSLMTAPPSQAVMDLVTSVRYPKTGQANKGRVSFGVEG from the coding sequence ATGACACTGCGCAAGATCTTCACGCTCTACACCGCCTGTTTCCTCGGCGTGACAGTCCTTCTCGGGATCGCCGAGTCGGCCTTCGGGCTCTCCCAGCGGTGGATCGGCTGGCTCTTCATGGGCCTGTCGCTCGGCATCTACATCGTCATCGGCATCATCACGAGGACGTCGAACGCCGACCAGTACTACGTCGCGGGGCGGAACGTCCCGGCGATCTACAACGGGATGGCGACGGGCTCCGACTGGATGTCGGCGGCGTCCTTCATCTCGATGGCCGGGACGCTCTCCGTGCAGGGCTTCAGCGGCCTCGCCTACATCATGGGCTGGACGGGAGGCTACCTCCTCCTGGCCGTCCTGCTCGGGCCATACCTGAGGCAGTTCGGGGCGTACACCATTCCCGACTTCCTCGGCGCCCGCTACGAGGGGAACGCCGCCCGGATCATCGGCGTCGTCGCCGCCATCACCTGCTCCTTCACCTATCTCATCGCGCAGGTCACGGGCGTCGGCCTCATCGTCTCCCGGTTCATCGGCCTCGACTTCAAGATCGGCTGCTTCGTCGGCCTGATCGGCGTCCTCTTCTGCTCCGTCCTCGGCGGGATGAAGTCCGTCACGTGGACGCAGGTCGCCCAGTACATCATCCTGATCACCAGCTACCTCGTTCCGGTCGTCTACCTCTCCTTCAAGCTCTTCATGGTGCCCGTGCCGCAGGTGATGTACGGCAAGGTCATGCAGCAGAACAGCGCCCGCGCGATCGAGATCACCGCCGACCCGGCGGAGAAGGCGACGCGCGAGCTCTGGAAGAAGGACGCCGACGAGGTCGCCGCGAAGCTGAAGGCGGCCGACCTCTCCTACGCCGAGAAGGAGAAGCTGACGGGCGCCAAGAAGAAGTTCGACGGCCTCGCGACGGCCCCGGCCAAGGAAGGCGCGAAGGTCGCGAACTACCTCGAGGTCCCGAAGGGCGTCAAGATGTGGAACTTCCTCGCGCTGACCTTCTGCCTGATGGTCGGCACGGCGGGGCTCCCCCACATCCTGACGCGCTACTACACGACCCCGTCCGTGCGCGAGGCGCGGACGTCGGTCGGGTGGTCGCTCTTCTTCATCGCCCTCCTCTACATCACCGCCCCCGCCTATGCCGCGTTCGCGCGCAACGCGGTCTTCACCAACCTCGTCGGCTCGTCCGTCGACAAGCTCCCGGCCTGGGTCAACCTCTGGCAACCGGCCGGCCTCTTCTCGATCGTCGACAAGCTGAAGGACGGCGTCGTCCAGTTCGCCGACTTCGTCGTCACGTCGACGGACTTCGTCGTCCTCGCCACGCCCGAGATCGCCGGCCTTCCCTTCGTCATCACCGGCCTCGTCATGGCGGGCGGCCTCGCGGCGGCCCTCTCCACGGCCGACGGCCTCCTCCTGACGATCTCGAACGCCATCTCCCACGACCTCTACTACAACGTCATCAACCCGAAGGCCACGCTCACGAAGCGCCTCATCATCACGAAGATCCTCCTCGTGGTCACGGCCCTCATCGCGGCGTGGGTCGCGACGGTGCGGCTCGGGATCATCGTCGAGATGGTCGCGTGGGCCTTCAGCCTGGCGGCGGCGTCGTTCTTCCCCGTCCTCGTCCTCGGCATCTGGTGGAAGCGCGCGAACCGCCCCGGGGCCGTCGCCGGGATGCTCGTCGGATTCGGGCTCACGCTCTACTACCTCATCGGCAGCCGCTTCTTCGGCGTCTCGTGGTTCGGGACGAACACCGTCGCGTGCGGCGTCTTCGGGATGCCGGTCGGCTTCCTCACCACGATCGTCGTCTCGCTCATGACGGCCCCCCCTTCGCAGGCCGTCATGGACCTCGTCACCTCCGTCCGCTACCCGAAGACGGGCCAGGCGAACAAGGGCCGCGTCTCCTTCGGCGTCGAGGGCTGA
- a CDS encoding DUF4212 domain-containing protein, whose protein sequence is MLTEDQKREYWRYNLRLTVILLAIWFVVAYLLAGYFAATLNHISFLGFPFGYYMAAQGSIIIFVIEIALYAKLMNKKDLEYGIQE, encoded by the coding sequence ATCCTGACCGAAGACCAGAAGCGCGAGTACTGGAGGTACAACCTCCGATTGACCGTCATCCTCCTGGCGATCTGGTTCGTCGTCGCGTACCTCCTCGCGGGGTACTTCGCGGCGACGCTGAACCACATCAGCTTCCTCGGCTTCCCGTTCGGCTACTACATGGCCGCGCAGGGGTCGATCATCATCTTCGTCATAGAGATCGCCCTCTACGCGAAGCTGATGAACAAGAAGGACCTCGAGTACGGGATCCAGGAGTAG
- a CDS encoding 3'-5' exonuclease, with protein sequence MPARSPRYTDVVFWSLDLETEGLDSRRDAILSVGMVPVRNGLVRLGEAFSSLVHPPEERAPSVGALGAHHLRPFDTRNAPALGALLPEIERRLAGNVLLVHHAPIDVRFLEAAFRSAGRPWSPPPVVDTVRLLYRWADAKRFLGNPPGDPELNLFAARDQLGLPPYPPHDALVDATATAELFLALRARLGADRLRELL encoded by the coding sequence CTGCCCGCGCGCTCGCCGCGATACACCGACGTCGTCTTCTGGTCGCTCGACCTCGAAACGGAAGGCCTCGACTCCCGGCGCGACGCCATCCTCTCGGTCGGAATGGTCCCCGTGAGGAACGGCCTCGTGCGCCTGGGGGAGGCCTTCTCCTCCCTCGTTCATCCTCCCGAAGAACGCGCCCCGTCCGTGGGCGCTCTCGGCGCCCACCACCTTCGCCCCTTCGACACCCGCAACGCGCCGGCGCTCGGCGCCCTCCTCCCCGAGATCGAGCGGCGCCTCGCCGGGAACGTCCTGCTGGTGCACCACGCGCCGATCGACGTCCGGTTCCTCGAGGCCGCCTTCCGGTCCGCGGGCCGACCGTGGTCGCCTCCCCCCGTCGTCGACACCGTGCGCCTCCTCTATCGCTGGGCCGACGCGAAGCGATTCCTCGGGAATCCCCCGGGCGACCCCGAGCTGAACCTCTTCGCCGCCCGCGACCAGCTGGGCCTGCCGCCCTACCCCCCGCACGACGCGCTCGTCGACGCCACGGCGACCGCGGAGCTGTTCCTGGCCCTGCGTGCCCGGCTCGGCGCCGACCGCCTCCGCGAGCTCCTCTGA
- a CDS encoding cyclic nucleotide-binding/CBS domain-containing protein, translating to MPNDLATPPVEPHLDPRSFLRATPPFDVLTAEAFEQAAGALEIAYFPQGTRILSADGAPSDALYVVRKGLVRLERNGETSAVLEEGDFFGYSVMTGQVSADVVVEEDLLAYRIPEAVFRQLLAWAPFARFFTQGLAARLRHQPAFSAEPALGGDVLLPVGSLLDRPPVTVPAGASVLEAARLMRDERVSSVLLLTDPPAIVTDRDLRNRVLAAGLGPETPAIDVSSRPVRTIPHGTPVYGAWQAMLEHGIHHLAVERGGKVVGVVTSTDLLRHHSHGPVLTFRKVERMRGREALASYGTDLARMVAMLVRSGLPATHIARLVSHLNDALVRRLLVWAERDLGEPPSPYAFLVFGSEGRFEQTLLTDQDNALVYRDGDEATRSYFRRLAHKVVADLVAAGFPPCPGGYMATNHAGSLSEWVDRFGGWIDTPKAEAILAAGIFFDHRSAGGGLDLAPLADVLARAQRNAPFLSHLARGAVAFRPPLGAFRRLELENGGVDLKKGGIAPIQGLARLWALDAGVRATPTVERLRAATAAGLLDPESGEALEEAYVFLLGLRLREQIRALSEERAPGNHVAVDALSPSERRHLKEAFLAVRNAQKDAIARYQVTTA from the coding sequence GTGCCGAACGACCTCGCCACACCGCCGGTCGAGCCTCACCTCGACCCCCGCTCGTTCCTCCGCGCGACCCCCCCGTTCGACGTCCTCACCGCCGAGGCGTTCGAGCAGGCGGCGGGGGCCCTGGAGATCGCCTACTTCCCCCAGGGAACGCGCATCCTCTCCGCCGACGGCGCGCCGAGCGACGCGCTCTACGTCGTAAGGAAAGGGCTCGTCCGCCTCGAGAGGAACGGCGAGACCTCCGCCGTCCTCGAGGAAGGCGATTTCTTCGGGTACTCGGTCATGACGGGCCAGGTGTCGGCCGACGTCGTGGTCGAGGAGGACCTCCTCGCCTACCGGATCCCCGAGGCCGTCTTCCGCCAGCTCCTCGCCTGGGCGCCCTTCGCCCGCTTCTTCACGCAGGGTCTTGCGGCACGGCTCAGGCACCAGCCGGCCTTCAGCGCGGAGCCGGCCCTCGGGGGAGACGTCCTCCTCCCCGTCGGGTCGCTCCTCGATCGCCCGCCCGTGACCGTGCCGGCCGGGGCCTCCGTCCTCGAGGCCGCCCGCCTCATGCGGGACGAACGCGTCAGCTCGGTCCTCCTGCTCACCGACCCGCCCGCGATCGTCACCGATCGCGACCTGCGCAACCGGGTCCTGGCGGCGGGGCTCGGCCCCGAGACTCCTGCGATCGACGTGTCGAGCCGCCCGGTCCGGACGATCCCGCACGGGACGCCGGTCTACGGGGCGTGGCAGGCGATGCTCGAGCACGGCATCCACCACCTCGCCGTCGAGCGCGGGGGGAAAGTCGTCGGCGTCGTCACCTCGACCGACCTCCTGCGCCACCACTCGCACGGCCCGGTCCTCACCTTCAGGAAGGTCGAGCGGATGAGGGGCCGCGAGGCGCTGGCCAGCTACGGCACCGACCTCGCCCGGATGGTGGCGATGCTCGTGAGGAGCGGCCTCCCCGCCACGCACATCGCCCGGCTCGTCTCCCACCTGAACGACGCCCTCGTGCGCCGGCTCCTCGTCTGGGCGGAGCGCGACCTCGGCGAGCCCCCGAGTCCCTACGCGTTCCTCGTCTTCGGGTCGGAAGGCCGCTTCGAGCAGACCCTGCTGACCGACCAGGACAACGCCCTCGTCTACCGCGACGGCGACGAGGCGACCCGCTCGTACTTCCGCCGGCTCGCGCACAAGGTCGTCGCCGACCTCGTCGCCGCCGGCTTTCCCCCCTGCCCGGGCGGCTACATGGCGACGAACCACGCCGGCTCGCTCTCCGAATGGGTGGACCGCTTCGGCGGCTGGATCGACACGCCGAAGGCGGAGGCGATCCTCGCCGCGGGGATCTTCTTCGACCACCGGAGCGCCGGAGGCGGGCTCGACCTCGCGCCCCTGGCCGACGTGCTGGCGCGGGCGCAGCGCAACGCCCCGTTCCTCTCCCACCTCGCGAGGGGCGCCGTCGCGTTCCGCCCGCCGCTCGGCGCGTTTCGCCGGCTGGAGCTCGAGAACGGCGGCGTCGACCTGAAAAAGGGCGGGATCGCACCCATCCAGGGCCTCGCCCGGCTCTGGGCGCTCGACGCCGGCGTCCGCGCGACGCCGACCGTCGAACGGCTCCGGGCCGCAACCGCCGCGGGGCTCCTCGACCCGGAGTCCGGGGAGGCGCTCGAGGAGGCGTACGTCTTCCTCCTCGGTCTCCGCCTGCGCGAGCAGATCCGCGCGCTCTCCGAGGAACGCGCCCCCGGGAACCACGTGGCCGTGGACGCCCTTTCCCCCTCCGAGAGGCGTCACCTGAAGGAGGCCTTCCTCGCCGTCCGCAACGCCCAGAAGGACGCGATCGCGCGCTACCAGGTCACGACGGCGTGA